A stretch of Henckelia pumila isolate YLH828 chromosome 4, ASM3356847v2, whole genome shotgun sequence DNA encodes these proteins:
- the LOC140894437 gene encoding mitogen-activated protein kinase 20-like — protein sequence MQADHRKKNSAEMDFFSEYGDASRYKIQEVIGKGSYGVVCSATDTHTGEKVAIKKIHDIFEHISDAARILREIKLLRLLRHPDIVEIKHIMLPPSRREFKDIFVVFELMESDLHQVIKANDDLTREHYQFFLYQLLRALKYIHTANVYHRDLKPKNILANANCKLKICDFGLARVAFNDTPTMIFWTDYVATRWYRAPELCGSFFSKYTAAIDIWSIGCIFAEVLTGKPLFPGKNVVHQLDLITDLLGTPSRDTVSRVRNEKARRYLTSMRKKQPVPFAQKFPNADPSALRLLERLLAFDPKDRPTAEEALGDPYFRGLSKVEREPSSQPISKMEFEFERRRVTKEHVRELIFREILEYHPQLLKDYINGVERTNFMYPSAVDQFKKQFAALEENGKSEPVIPLDRKHVSLPRSTIVPNTVLPKELATIANAKDPQNAEESYGFRNSLSRNSQPPQRIVQAKPGNVRGPVVPYENGNVIKDSYNPRNLVGNAALSTQSSPSTYYYHRGSPGQPERLVTETQRDLSSLSKQIQNCGMAAKLAPDIAINIDSASPYYTPQAGATKVDHNHVPDSVTIDTNLLQAKAHYSGLGIAAATNAAAHRKIGSVQYGMASMY from the exons ATGCAGGCGGATCACCGGAAGAAA AATTCAGCAGAAATGGACTTCTTTTCAGAATATGGTGATGCAAGCAGGTATAAAATTCAGGAAGTCATTGGAAAAGGAAGTTATGGTGTTGTTTGCTCAGCAACTGACACCCATACTGGTGAAAAGGTGGCAATAAAGAAAATACATGACATTTTTGAACACATTTCTGATGCTGCTCGAATTCTCCGAGAGATCAAGCTTCTCAGGCTTCTGCGACACCCAGACATTGTTGAAATCAAACATATCATGCTTCCACCTTCTAGAAGGGAATTCAAAGATATCTTTGTTGTTTTTGAGCTGATGGAATCTGATCTACACCAAGTCATTAAGGCCAACGATGATTTGACACGAGAACATTATCAGTTTTTCCTGTACCAATTGCTTCGTGCCCTTAAATACATTCACACAG CTAATGTTTATCATCGTGATTTGAAGCCAAAGAATATTCTTGCAAATGCAAACTGTAAACTCAAAATATGTGATTTTGGATTGGCTAGAGTTGCTTTCAATGACACGCCTACAATGATATTTTGGACG GATTATGTAGCCACAAGATGGTACAGGGCTCCAGAATTGTGTGGTTCATTTTTCTCGAAG TATACAGCAGCGATTGATATATGGAGTATTGGCTGCATTTTTGCTGAAGTTTTGACTGGGAAGCCACTTTTTCCTGGAAAAAATGTTGTTCACCAGCTGGATTTGATAACCGATCTTCTAGGTACACCTTCAAGGGATACCGTTTCTCGA GTGCGAAATGAAAAGGCTAGAAGATACCTCACAAGCATGAGAAAGAAGCAACCTGTTCCGTTTGCTCAGAAATTTCCAAATGCTGATCCTTCTGCCCTTCGACTCTTGGAGAGGCTGCTCGCTTTTGATCCTAAGGACCGTCCGactgctgaagag GCATTAGGTGATCCTTACTTTCGAGGATTGTCCAAAGTCGAGAGAGAACCATCCTCTCAACCAATTTCAAAGATGGAATTTGAATTTGAGAGGCGGAGGGTCACAAAGGAGCATGTTCGAGAGTTGATATTTCGGGAGATACTAGAGTACCATCCTCAGTTGCTGAAGGACTACATCAATGGTGTTGAGAGAACTAATTTCATGTATCCAAG TGCTGTCGATCAATTTAAAAAGCAATTTGCTGCTTTGGAAGAAAATGGTAAAAGTGAACCGGTGATTCCCCTCGACAGAAAGCACGTTTCTCTTCCCAG GTCGACGATTGTACCCAATACAGTGCTTCCCAAGGAGCTGGCAACTATTGCAAATGCCAAAGATCCGCAGAATGCTGAAGAATCTTATGGGTTTCGTAACAGTTTATCAAGAAACTCACAACCCCCACAGAGGATCGTACAAG CAAAACCAGGGAATGTCCGTGGTCCAGTTGTGCCGTATGAGAATGGAAATGTCATCAAAGATTCATACAATCCTAGAAATCTTGTAGGAAATGCAGCCCTTTCCACCCAATCATCTCCCTCGACTTACTATTACCATAGAGGTTCGCCTGGACAACCAGAAAGACTGGTAACTGAAACACAGAGAGACTTATCTTCACTTTCCAAACAGATACAAAACTGTGGCATGGCTGCTAAGTTAGCTCCCGATATAGCTATTAACATAGATTCCGCCAGTCCATATTATACTCCACAAGCTGGAGCGACCAAAGTCGACCACAATCATGTTCCAGACAGTGTCACTATCGACACAAATCTACTGCAAGCCAAAGCTCACTACAGTGGACTCGGCATTGCCGCAGCTACAAATGCAGCTGCCCATAGAAAAATTGGCAGCGTTCAATACGGCATGGCAAGTATGTATTAG
- the LOC140894333 gene encoding transcription factor PAR2 yields the protein MKNSDTTIPTSEPELTDAALSEKPTVKGRRRRTHTRKMTISRDDIEECREKDEDDDDQFEKKIVALKKIVPGGETLAVENLFEETADYIASLQYKVEALRFLVTFVECSQNNKRKLGG from the coding sequence ATGAAGAATTCCGACACAACTATCCCCACCTCCGAACCCGAATTAACCGACGCCGCATTATCGGAAAAACCAACGGTGAAGGGCAGAAGGAGAAGAACCCACACGAGGAAGATGACGATCTCGAGAGACGACATCGAAGAATGCAGGGAAAAagatgaggatgatgatgatcaGTTTGAGAAGAAGATTGTGGCGTTGAAGAAAATAGTGCCCGGAGGTGAAACTCTAGCGGTGGAGAATCTGTTTGAAGAGACTGCGGATTATATAGCGTCGTTGCAGTACAAAGTGGAGGCTTTGAGGTTTCTTGTCACCTTTGTTGAATGCTCCCAAAATAATAAACGGAAGCTTGGTGGTTAA
- the LOC140865497 gene encoding peroxisomal and mitochondrial division factor 2, producing MADETMINGEVFDDPELEITGDDASDASGLNQKVDDLKQENNEIARENREYKQRIDLLKDSVNVLRDENVELKKKVDEAKSENKALGAVAARAAELEAEVARLQHDLVSTISDLQESTIELSDLKRDLTGVKDREKEKDVKLEALQKEKNLLLSKVEDLVVVQSSIRGELEGKDKYISDLKKKVDDLEWAVGRIKTLESLKNDLEKTVEKMKVEIGDLESRVDEKEEMINDFIMKERAVLDDVYGVINGNAAVVDGRKGFIGNLKQKDWVVMAGSTFAAVAVMGVACYIHQAARKQ from the coding sequence ATGGCAGATGAGACGATGATCAATGGGGAAGTTTTCGATGATCCGGAATTGGAAATTACTGGGGATGATGCGTCGGATGCTTCAGGGCTCAATCAGAAGGTCGATGACCTTAAGCAAGAAAACAATGAAATTGCACGGGAGAACCGGGAATATAAGCAGAGGattgatttgttgaaggactCTGTCAACGTGTTAAGAGATGAGAATGTGGAGCTAAAAAAAAAGGTTGATGAAGCAAAGTCAGAAAATAAGGCTTTAGGAGCAGTGGCAGCTAGAGCTGCAGAACTGGAAGCTGAGGTAGCAAGGCTGCAGCATGATCTGGTTTCTACCATTAGCGATTTGCAGGAGTCGACTATTGAATTATCCGATTTGAAGAGGGATTTGACAGGGGTGAAAGATAGGGAAAAGGAGAAGGATGTTAAGTTggaggccttgcagaaagagaAGAACTTGCTGTTGTCCAAAGTTGAGGATTTGGTGGTAGTGCAAAGCAGTATTAGGGGTGAATTGGAGGGAAAAGATAAGTATATCTCGGATTTGAAGAAGAAAGTCGACGACTTGGAGTGGGCTGTGGGAAGAATCAAGACTTTGGAGTCGTTGAAGAATGATTTGGAGAAGACAGTTGAGAAAATGAAGGTGGAAATAGGCGATTTAGAGAGTAGAGTGGATGAAAAGGAAGAGATGATTAACGATTTCATAATGAAGGAAAGAGCAGTTCTGGATGATGTTTATGGTGTTATTAATGGGAACGCTGCAGTCGTGGATGGAAGGAAGGGATTCATTGGTAATTTGAAGCAAAAGGATTGGGTGGTGATGGCTGGCTCAACCTTTGCTGCCGTAGCTGTGATGGGGGTCGCCTGTTATATTCATCAGGCTGCCAGGAAACAATGA